The region ATTAGAACCCTTTTATATGGACTATTGGACGGGCGACCTCAGCATGGGTTATTCAGTAAGGGCTGATGTAACTTTGCTCAACCGCTTTCAGATAAAAGCAGATTTTAGAAGATCCTATCTTGATATATTTTTAAATGATAAATTAGATGGTCGCAAAAGAACATGGACAGAAATAGGTGGTGCCCTATTGTTTGTAAACCGCACAAAAGATGCAAATATTAGAGTGGTATTAAGTTCTTCTACTTCCTATTCGGGTAGCTACAAAACTACTTATACTAAATCTATTTCGGTGCCCGGCACCGTTCGCAAGCAAATTGGATTAAGAGCAGGCCTGCTCAACATTTCAAGTCCCTTTAGTGCATCGAGAAACACTTCAAATGCTAGCGGCGAAACGCCATTGTATTATACTATGAAAGGCGATACGACAAGGAAGTCGGTAAATGTGGCACAAATGAACCTAATAGGGACCATTCATGCAGGTCTTGATTTTAATAAAATATACGATTTGATTATTTATGCCGATGGTTATGGTAGACGCAGAGCAGCAATGTATAGTAATTTTTACATAGACGGTATTTTTGCACCCGTTATCGGATTGAAAACTGTAGATTCTGCTTTGTCTAACAATCCAAACTATGATGGTCTTCATTCGGACACATACAAACGCTTTGGATGGCGTGCGGGGTGGATAATACGCTATCCGCGAAGTGTATTTTTGGCTTATAAAATGGAGTTTGGAGGTATGCCCGGAATAAAAACAGGGAAATGGTCAAATGGTTATTTTGTAATGACAATGGGAATAAATATTCCGATGAGTATTAAGGCTTTGGAGAAGAAAAAATAACTATCCTCTCTTATTCATCTCATCTCTAATGAGGGCTGCTCTCTGATAGTCCTCAATTTTTATCGCCTCGTCCAATAAAATATTAAGTTCCTCGTGGCTAAGGGTAGAAAATTCGTCTAGCTCAAACCCAGTTACAGGTGCTTTTTCTTCCTCTAATTCTTCATCCGTTGGGTCTTCGCTTCCATCTTCTATTTTTTCTTCAATATTAATCTCATGTCCTGCTGCTAACATAATTTCGTCAGTAGTGTATACTGGGCATTTGAATCGAACAGCCAAAGCAATAGCATCGCTCGTGCGTGCATCAATATCGTGGGTTTCGCCGTTTTTCACGCAAACCAGTTTGGCATAAAAAACACCTTCTTGTAGTTTGTGTATGATAACTTCTTGCAGTTCTATATCAAACAAATGCGAGAGGCTCACAAACAAGTCGTGGGTCATGGGCCTAAAGGGAACTATTTTTTCAATTTCTATAGCGATGCTTTGGGCTTCGAAACTACCAATAATAATAGCAAGTTTTCGCCTTCCATTCTTTTCTCCCAATATAAGAGTGTAAGAACCTTGTGTTTGCCCCGATGTAAGGCCTATTACGCTAAGTTGTACTTTGTTCAATTTTTAAAATTTTTATTTTTTTAGGACCTCTTACACACAAACATGCTGCAATGATAAATCAATTTGACGATGATTTGAACTTTTTTGCAGCAGCAATTATCTGGGGCATTACTTCAAATATATCGCCTACTATTCCATAGTCAGCAGCTTTAAAAAAGGGTGCCTCAGGGTCTTTATTTATTACCACTATTACCTTGGAAGAGCTAACCCCCGCAAGGTGTTGAATAGCTCCACTAATGCCTGCTGCTATGTACAAATTGGGTTTAATAGTTATTCCCGTTTGCCCTACATGTTCTTCGTGCGACCTCCAATGCATATCACTCACAGGCTTGCTGCAGGCGGTAGCCCCTCCTAATACTTGTGCTAGTTCTTCTATCATCCCCCAGTTTTCGGGTCCCT is a window of Bacteroidota bacterium DNA encoding:
- a CDS encoding bifunctional nuclease family protein; translated protein: MNKVQLSVIGLTSGQTQGSYTLILGEKNGRRKLAIIIGSFEAQSIAIEIEKIVPFRPMTHDLFVSLSHLFDIELQEVIIHKLQEGVFYAKLVCVKNGETHDIDARTSDAIALAVRFKCPVYTTDEIMLAAGHEINIEEKIEDGSEDPTDEELEEEKAPVTGFELDEFSTLSHEELNILLDEAIKIEDYQRAALIRDEMNKRG